From Streptomyces sp. NBC_00237, a single genomic window includes:
- a CDS encoding GNAT family N-acetyltransferase, with protein sequence MGSPVVAYAVRVAEGPEDLDACFAVRKEVFVVEQEVPAELEYDAYDRTALHVLAIAGDGTPLGTGRLLHGADAAGRTGGAGPEVGSLGRLAVSSAARGLGVGAALVRGIEGAAREMGLTSVDLHAQTHALGFYERLGYVAYGPVFLDAGIDHRGMRRELGQGLSAG encoded by the coding sequence GTGGGGTCGCCCGTCGTCGCGTACGCGGTGCGGGTGGCCGAGGGGCCCGAGGATCTGGACGCGTGCTTCGCGGTGCGCAAGGAGGTCTTCGTGGTCGAGCAGGAAGTGCCCGCGGAGCTGGAGTACGACGCGTACGACAGAACTGCCCTGCACGTGCTGGCGATCGCCGGAGACGGTACGCCGCTGGGGACCGGGCGGCTCCTGCACGGGGCCGACGCCGCCGGTAGGACCGGCGGGGCCGGGCCCGAGGTGGGTTCGCTCGGTCGGCTCGCGGTGAGTTCGGCGGCGCGGGGGCTCGGAGTCGGGGCGGCACTCGTGCGGGGGATCGAGGGTGCGGCCAGGGAGATGGGCCTGACCTCGGTCGACCTGCATGCGCAGACGCATGCGCTCGGGTTCTACGAGCGGCTGGGGTACGTGGCGTACGGGCCGGTCTTCCTCGACGCGGGGATCGACCACCGGGGGATGCGGCGCGAGCTCGGCCAGGGGCTGTCCGCCGGGTAA
- a CDS encoding Na+/H+ antiporter has product MEQLALLFVLLLGAVISVPLGERLGLPAPVLMTLAGVVLALIPFVPNPDIPPEYILPLVLPPLLYAAVQRTSWRQFTANFRPILLLAVALVFVTTAAVAAVAHAVVPGLPIAAAVALGALVAPPDPVAATAVAGSLGLPRRLVSILEGEGLFNDVTAIVLYHVAIGAAVSGTFSWPAAMGELVLSAVVAVLVGGGLGWISNKLMGFLGDATLQIGLTLLVPFVSYALAEELMGSGVLAVLTAALYLASHAMDADDVQGRLAGQTFWQVVDTLVTGVAFGLIGLELHTVFGLADGRLAQMLEWGAVVVVVVVGVRLLWLLPATWLAKRLHDRRDVDEDIPMTWRETVVMWWAGMRGVASVALVLAIPLKTESGEPFPARDEILFIAFCVIMTTLVFQGLTLPWLVRKLGVRADSNAERELEHALAVRAAKAARRRLKEIEEVEELPEEVAERLLRGAFDIGARISPDIVDEERREAYASRAGRLKVVMRIQREMMSAARHEVLAARNEAGVDPEVVDRVLHQLDLRSMR; this is encoded by the coding sequence GTGGAACAACTGGCCCTGCTGTTCGTGCTGCTGCTCGGGGCGGTGATTTCCGTGCCGCTCGGAGAGCGGTTGGGGTTGCCCGCGCCGGTGCTGATGACGCTGGCGGGTGTGGTGCTGGCGCTCATTCCGTTTGTGCCCAATCCGGATATTCCACCGGAGTACATTCTCCCGCTGGTGCTGCCGCCGCTGTTGTACGCGGCGGTGCAGCGGACTTCCTGGCGGCAGTTCACGGCGAACTTCCGGCCCATTCTGCTGCTTGCCGTCGCGTTGGTGTTCGTGACGACGGCGGCCGTGGCGGCTGTGGCGCATGCCGTCGTTCCGGGGCTTCCGATCGCCGCCGCCGTGGCGCTGGGTGCTTTGGTCGCGCCGCCGGACCCCGTTGCCGCCACCGCCGTCGCGGGGTCCCTGGGGCTGCCGAGGCGACTCGTGTCGATCCTGGAGGGGGAGGGGCTCTTCAACGACGTCACGGCGATCGTGCTGTACCACGTGGCCATCGGTGCGGCGGTGAGCGGGACGTTCTCGTGGCCCGCGGCGATGGGCGAGCTGGTGCTGTCGGCCGTCGTCGCCGTGCTCGTGGGGGGCGGGCTCGGGTGGATCAGCAACAAGCTGATGGGGTTCCTGGGGGATGCCACGCTCCAGATCGGGCTGACGCTGCTGGTGCCGTTCGTCAGTTATGCGCTGGCCGAGGAGCTCATGGGGTCCGGTGTGCTGGCGGTGCTCACGGCGGCGCTCTACCTCGCGTCGCACGCGATGGACGCCGACGACGTGCAGGGGCGGCTGGCCGGGCAGACGTTCTGGCAGGTCGTCGACACGCTGGTGACGGGCGTTGCCTTCGGGCTGATCGGGCTGGAGCTGCACACCGTCTTCGGGCTCGCCGACGGGCGGCTGGCGCAGATGCTGGAGTGGGGTGCGGTCGTGGTCGTCGTCGTGGTCGGGGTGCGGCTGCTGTGGCTGCTGCCCGCGACCTGGCTCGCGAAGCGGCTGCACGACCGGCGGGACGTGGACGAGGACATTCCCATGACCTGGCGGGAGACCGTCGTCATGTGGTGGGCGGGCATGCGGGGCGTGGCGTCGGTGGCGCTGGTGCTCGCCATCCCGCTGAAGACGGAGTCGGGGGAGCCGTTTCCGGCGCGGGACGAGATCCTGTTCATCGCCTTCTGCGTGATCATGACGACGCTGGTCTTTCAGGGGCTGACGTTGCCGTGGCTGGTACGGAAACTGGGGGTGCGGGCGGATTCCAACGCCGAGCGGGAACTGGAGCACGCCCTCGCGGTGCGGGCCGCGAAGGCGGCGCGGCGGCGGCTGAAGGAGATCGAGGAGGTCGAGGAGCTGCCGGAGGAGGTCGCGGAGAGGCTGCTGCGGGGCGCGTTCGACATCGGGGCGCGCATCAGTCCGGACATCGTGGACGAGGAGCGGCGGGAGGCGTACGCGTCGCGGGCGGGGCGGCTGAAGGTGGTCATGCGGATTCAGCGGGAAATGATGTCGGCGGCCCGGCACGAGGTGCTGGCGGCGCGGAACGAGGCGGGTGTGGACCCGGAAGTGGTGGACCGGGTCCTCCACCAGTTGGATCTGCGGAGCATGAGGTAG
- a CDS encoding mechanosensitive ion channel family protein, translating to MENVLRPLIVLGGSVALTLVLGWVVDLVLRRADARHHETPLWGLLRRCRPPLMVVLLTALLRGAYDQTNLKLVEDHEEGIGQILSLILIAATAWLIVRVASTIVEASYARYASQQSRDAARVRRVRTQVTLIMRIVTAVVAVVAVAAMLMTFPNMQAIGKSMLASAGIIGIVAGVAAQSTLGNLFAGFQIAFGDMVRLGDTVVVDGEWGVVEEVTLTFLAVRTWDERRITMPVSYFTSKPFENWSRGGAQMTGTVFFQLDHRAPVPAMRERLREILAATSSWDGRDWSLAVTDTTPNTMEVRVVVTAKDADDIWTVRCAVREQMIDWLCTHHPYALPKVNTAEAVPPPGGQWPTRTRANGRAPRPEEIHTNNADIRDDDDAPPPGAQGAAARRATATPSHDGAQPHTGRG from the coding sequence ATGGAGAACGTACTGCGCCCGTTGATCGTGCTGGGCGGCTCGGTCGCGCTCACCCTCGTCCTCGGCTGGGTGGTCGACCTCGTCCTGCGCAGGGCCGACGCCCGTCACCACGAGACCCCGCTGTGGGGGCTGCTGCGCCGCTGTCGGCCGCCCTTGATGGTGGTCCTTCTCACCGCGCTCCTCCGGGGCGCGTACGACCAGACGAACCTCAAGCTGGTCGAGGACCACGAGGAGGGCATCGGCCAGATCCTGTCCCTCATCCTGATCGCGGCGACGGCCTGGCTGATCGTGCGGGTCGCCTCGACGATCGTCGAGGCGTCGTACGCGCGCTACGCCTCGCAGCAGTCCCGGGACGCCGCCCGGGTGCGCCGGGTCCGCACCCAGGTGACGCTCATCATGCGGATCGTGACGGCGGTCGTCGCCGTGGTCGCGGTGGCCGCGATGCTGATGACCTTCCCCAACATGCAGGCCATCGGCAAGTCGATGCTGGCCTCGGCGGGAATCATCGGAATCGTTGCCGGTGTGGCCGCCCAGTCCACTCTCGGCAACCTCTTCGCGGGCTTCCAGATCGCGTTCGGCGACATGGTGCGACTCGGCGACACGGTGGTCGTGGACGGGGAGTGGGGCGTGGTCGAGGAGGTCACCCTCACCTTCCTCGCCGTACGCACCTGGGACGAACGCCGCATCACCATGCCCGTGTCGTACTTCACCAGCAAGCCCTTCGAGAACTGGTCGCGCGGCGGTGCGCAGATGACCGGCACGGTCTTCTTCCAGCTCGACCACCGCGCCCCGGTCCCCGCGATGCGCGAGCGGCTGCGCGAAATCCTCGCCGCCACCTCCTCCTGGGACGGCCGCGACTGGAGCCTCGCCGTGACGGACACCACCCCGAACACCATGGAGGTACGGGTGGTGGTCACCGCGAAGGACGCCGACGACATCTGGACGGTGCGCTGCGCGGTCCGCGAGCAGATGATCGACTGGCTGTGCACCCACCACCCGTACGCGCTGCCGAAGGTCAACACGGCGGAGGCGGTCCCGCCGCCGGGCGGCCAGTGGCCGACCCGCACGCGGGCGAACGGCCGGGCCCCGCGCCCGGAGGAGATCCACACCAACAACGCCGACATCCGTGACGACGACGACGCCCCGCCCCCGGGCGCCCAGGGCGCGGCAGCCCGCCGGGCCACGGCGACGCCCTCCCACGACGGGGCGCAGCCGCACACGGGCCGGGGCTAG
- a CDS encoding dienelactone hydrolase family protein has product MDGMDIILFHSVYGLRPAVHAAAERLRAAGHQVHVPDLYEGQTADTVEEGQAVLDKIGREELLRRAVLAAAPHSEKGLVYAGFSWGGAVAQNLALGDAKARGLLLLHGTSDIAEGVSVDELPVQLHVADPDPFESEDWLNAWYLQMQRAGADVEIYRYGGAGHLYTDAELPDFDQGAAEQTWKVALGFLATL; this is encoded by the coding sequence ATGGACGGAATGGACATCATTCTTTTCCACTCCGTCTACGGTCTGCGCCCGGCCGTACATGCTGCCGCCGAACGACTGCGCGCCGCCGGGCACCAGGTGCACGTGCCCGACCTGTACGAGGGTCAAACGGCCGACACCGTCGAGGAGGGCCAGGCGGTCCTGGACAAGATCGGCCGCGAGGAGCTGCTGCGGCGTGCCGTGCTGGCGGCGGCGCCGCACTCCGAGAAGGGGCTCGTGTACGCCGGGTTCTCCTGGGGCGGTGCGGTCGCGCAGAACCTCGCGCTGGGGGATGCCAAGGCTCGGGGACTGCTGCTGCTGCACGGGACGTCGGACATCGCGGAGGGGGTTTCGGTGGATGAGCTGCCCGTGCAGCTGCACGTCGCCGATCCGGATCCCTTCGAGTCCGAGGACTGGCTGAACGCCTGGTATCTCCAGATGCAGCGGGCTGGGGCGGATGTGGAGATCTATCGGTATGGCGGGGCGGGGCACCTTTACACCGATGCGGAGCTGCCGGACTTCGACCAGGGGGCTGCTGAGCAGACGTGGAAGGTCGCGTTGGGGTTCTTGGCGACGTTGTAG
- a CDS encoding alkaline phosphatase: MTSQFTPATGVSPATGTPSRRTALKAAAATALVAPALAATTVSSAHAVSAATAASATPAFLHGVASGDPLPDGVLLWTRLTPTAEATPGSGLGPDTAVAWEVAEDKAFTRVVARGTTTASAATDHTVKVDVRGLRQATDYYFRFSCGDVLSPAARTRTTPAADSTVAGVRFGVVSCANWESGYFSPYRHLAARSDLDAVLHLGDYIYEYATGGYPEPKYVVRQHQPRHEIVTLADYRLRHGTYKTDPDLQALHHRHPVVAIWDDHEFANDTWSGGAENHTPETEGDWSARVAAAKQAYFEWMPVRTSTAGTVYRRLRWGKLADLHLLDLRSFRSQQASVGSGKVDDPDRTITGRAQLDWLKSGLAASDASWKLVGTSVMISPIAFGSVPAHLFEPIAELVGLPKEGIAVNTDQWDGYTDDRKELIGHLKDRSVTNTVFLTGDIHMSWANDVPVKAATYPSSGSAGVEFVITSVTSDNLDDMLHVAPQTVSLVAATAVKAANRHVKYVDMDSHGYGVLDVTPEHSQMDYYSVSDKTRKDATSTWRRSYRTLTGTQHVERVYAPR; encoded by the coding sequence GTGACCAGTCAATTCACTCCTGCCACGGGTGTCTCCCCCGCCACGGGAACCCCGTCCCGCCGCACGGCCCTCAAGGCCGCCGCCGCCACCGCTCTCGTCGCTCCGGCCCTCGCGGCGACGACCGTTTCGTCCGCCCACGCGGTCTCCGCCGCCACCGCGGCCTCCGCCACCCCCGCCTTCCTGCACGGCGTGGCCTCCGGCGACCCCCTGCCCGACGGCGTCCTGCTCTGGACCCGTCTCACCCCGACCGCCGAGGCCACGCCCGGTTCCGGCCTCGGCCCGGACACCGCGGTCGCCTGGGAGGTCGCGGAGGACAAGGCGTTCACCCGCGTCGTCGCCCGGGGGACGACGACCGCGAGCGCCGCCACCGACCACACCGTCAAGGTCGATGTAAGGGGCTTGCGCCAGGCGACCGACTATTACTTCCGCTTCTCCTGCGGCGACGTCCTCTCCCCCGCCGCCCGCACCCGCACCACTCCCGCCGCGGACTCCACCGTCGCGGGCGTCCGCTTCGGCGTGGTGTCCTGCGCCAACTGGGAGTCCGGCTACTTCTCCCCGTACCGCCATCTCGCGGCCCGCTCCGACCTGGACGCGGTCCTGCACCTGGGCGACTACATCTACGAGTACGCGACGGGCGGCTACCCGGAGCCGAAGTACGTCGTCCGCCAGCACCAGCCCCGGCACGAGATCGTCACCCTCGCCGACTACCGCCTGCGGCACGGCACGTACAAGACCGACCCGGACCTCCAGGCCCTGCACCACAGACACCCGGTCGTCGCGATCTGGGACGACCACGAGTTCGCCAACGACACCTGGTCGGGCGGCGCCGAGAACCACACCCCGGAAACCGAGGGCGACTGGTCGGCACGCGTGGCCGCCGCCAAGCAGGCGTACTTCGAGTGGATGCCGGTCCGCACCTCCACCGCAGGCACCGTCTACCGCCGCCTGCGCTGGGGCAAGCTCGCCGACCTGCACCTGCTGGACCTGCGCTCCTTCCGTTCGCAGCAGGCGTCCGTCGGCAGCGGCAAGGTCGACGATCCGGACCGTACGATCACGGGCCGCGCGCAGCTCGACTGGCTGAAGTCGGGCCTGGCCGCCTCCGACGCCTCCTGGAAGCTCGTCGGCACGTCCGTGATGATCTCGCCGATCGCCTTCGGCTCCGTACCCGCGCACCTCTTCGAGCCGATCGCCGAACTCGTGGGCCTGCCCAAGGAGGGCATCGCCGTCAACACCGACCAGTGGGACGGCTACACGGACGACCGCAAGGAACTGATCGGGCACCTGAAGGACCGTTCCGTCACCAACACGGTCTTCCTCACCGGCGACATCCACATGTCGTGGGCGAACGACGTGCCGGTCAAGGCCGCCACCTACCCGTCCTCGGGCTCCGCAGGCGTGGAATTCGTCATCACCTCGGTCACCTCCGACAACCTCGACGACATGCTGCACGTCGCTCCGCAGACGGTCTCGCTGGTCGCGGCCACGGCGGTCAAGGCCGCGAACCGCCATGTGAAGTACGTCGACATGGACTCGCACGGCTACGGCGTCCTGGACGTCACGCCCGAGCACTCGCAGATGGACTACTACTCCGTCTCCGACAAGACCCGCAAGGACGCCACGAGCACGTGGCGCAGGTCCTACCGAACGCTCACGGGCACCCAGCACGTCGAACGGGTCTACGCGCCCCGCTAG
- a CDS encoding thioredoxin domain-containing protein, translating to MSARNNQANKAAARERLKVERERQAKKDKTRRQLVVAGSVVAVLAIAGGVGYFVVQANKPKAWEAAKDAAVTKPANSTGTDGTTVVVGKAEAKKTLQLFEDPRCPSCASFEQANGEQVKKDVDAGKYKVEYVGATFIDNMAGGEGSKNATSALGAALNVSPDAFLEYKGKLYSQANHPEESVDKFADDNYLIKIADQVPALKGNKKFQDAVKGGTFDAWALKMSQKFDASGIKGTPTLKMDGKVVVKEGTEAAPMAPEDFKTAIEKALKG from the coding sequence ATGAGCGCACGCAACAACCAGGCGAACAAGGCAGCGGCCCGCGAGCGGCTGAAGGTCGAGCGCGAGCGGCAGGCGAAGAAGGACAAGACGCGGCGCCAGCTCGTCGTCGCCGGGTCGGTCGTGGCCGTCCTCGCGATAGCGGGCGGCGTCGGCTACTTCGTCGTCCAGGCCAACAAGCCGAAGGCATGGGAGGCGGCCAAGGACGCTGCCGTCACCAAGCCCGCCAACTCCACCGGGACCGACGGCACCACCGTCGTCGTCGGCAAGGCCGAGGCCAAGAAGACGCTCCAGCTCTTCGAGGACCCGCGCTGCCCGAGCTGCGCCTCCTTCGAGCAGGCCAACGGCGAGCAGGTCAAGAAGGACGTCGACGCGGGCAAGTACAAGGTCGAGTACGTCGGCGCGACCTTCATCGACAACATGGCGGGCGGCGAGGGCTCCAAGAACGCGACCAGCGCGCTCGGCGCGGCGCTGAACGTGAGCCCCGACGCGTTCCTGGAGTACAAGGGCAAGCTGTACTCCCAGGCCAACCACCCCGAGGAGAGCGTCGACAAGTTCGCCGACGACAACTACCTGATCAAGATCGCCGACCAGGTCCCGGCCCTCAAGGGCAACAAGAAGTTCCAGGACGCGGTCAAGGGCGGCACGTTCGACGCCTGGGCGCTGAAGATGTCGCAGAAGTTCGACGCCAGCGGCATCAAGGGCACCCCGACCCTGAAGATGGACGGCAAGGTCGTCGTCAAGGAGGGCACCGAGGCCGCTCCGATGGCACCGGAGGACTTCAAGACGGCGATCGAGAAGGCCCTGAAGGGCTGA